In Populus trichocarpa isolate Nisqually-1 chromosome 12, P.trichocarpa_v4.1, whole genome shotgun sequence, a genomic segment contains:
- the LOC7458081 gene encoding probable glycosyltransferase At5g20260, whose amino-acid sequence MEKDFKVFVYPGGNPGTCYHSTNNTLKSSHASEHYFFMNLRDSPFLTKNPQEAHLFFIPISCLPLSDEEPLPGYRERVIKRYVKGLISTYPYWNRTLGADHFFVSCHNIGSTATKEIPFLLKNAIRLVCSPSYDSSYIPQKDVALPQILELSLPPDGDDMWNRSTVESRPLLLSQEMINPPRSWKCRLQEEKSLNILWAKHNHHKILMLVIQDGMQKIKKLKDGC is encoded by the exons ATGGAGAAGGATTTTAAGGTCTTTGTGTACCCAGGTGGAAACCCAGGAACATGTTATCACTCAACAAATAACACGCTCAAGAGCAGTCATGCAAGTGAACATTACTTCTTCATGAATCTGAGAGATAGTCCGTTTTTGACTAAAAATCCTCAAGAGGCTCATCTCTTCTTTATTCCCATTTCTTGTCTGCCATTGAGTGACGAG GAACCTTTACCTGGTTATAGGGAGAGGGTTATCAAGAGATACGTCAAGGGCTTAATTTCCACATACCCTTACTGGAATAGGACTTTAGGTGCTGATCACTTTTTTGTCAGTTGCCATAACATTGGCAGCACGGCTACTAAAGAAATTCCGTTTCTCCTGAAGAATGCAATTCGACTTGTGTGTTCACCAAGTTATGATTCCTCCTATATTCCACAGAAAGATGTTGCCCTCCCACAAATACTGGAGCTCTCTCTACCTCCTGATGGAGATGACATGTGGAACAG GTCAACTGTGGAATCTCGCCCTCTCCTGCTGTCCCAAGAGATGATAAACCCTCCCAG ATCATGGAAATGCAGATTGCAGGAAGAGAAAAGCTTGAATATATTATGGGCAAAACACAACCACCACAAGATACTGATGCTGGTTATTCAAGATGGTATGCAGAAAATCAAAAAGTTAAAGGATGGCTGCTAA
- the LOC7458080 gene encoding probable pectate lyase 18, with product MANPSLCLLLLLSLLTPALVSSSPVQDPEFVVQEVHRAINASRRKLGYLSCGTGNPIDDCWRCDPNWEKNRQRLADCAIGFGKNAIGGRNGKIYVVTESGNDDPVNPKPGTLRHAVIQEEPLWIIFARDMTIQLKEELIMNSFKTIDGRGASVHIAGGPCITIQYVTNIIIHGLNIHDCKRGGNAMVRDSPNHFGWRTVSDGDGVSIFGGAHIWVDHNSLSNCNDGLVDAIHGSSAITISNNYMTHHDKVMLLGHSDSYTQDKNMQVTIAFNHFGEGLVQRMPRCRHGYFHVVNNDYTHWEMYAIGGSASPTINSQGNRFVAPDIRFSKEVTKHEDAPESEWKNWNWRSEGDLLLNGAFFVASGAGASSSYARASSLGARPSSLVGPITMGAGALNCRKGGRC from the exons ATGGCAAACCCTTCTCTctgtctcctcctcctcctctctctcctgACCCCAGCCCTCGTCTCCTCTTCCCCGGTTCAGGACCCAGAATTTGTAGTACAAGAAGTACATAG GGCCATCAATGCCTCTAGGAGGAAGTTGGGATATCTCTCTTGTGGAACCGGCAACCCCATTGATGACTGCTGGAGATGCGATCCCAATTGGGAGAAGAACCGCCAGAGGCTAGCTGATTGTGCAATTGGGTTTGGTAAGAATGCCATTGGTGGAAGAAATGGTAAGATTTATGTGGTTACAGAATCTGGTAATGATGATCCCGTGAACCCTAAGCCAGGGACTCTCAGGCATGCTGTCATTCAAGAAGAGCCTTTGTGGATCATTTTTGCTCGTGacatgacaattcaattgaagGAAGAACTGATCATGAACTCGTTCAAGACTATCGATGGTAGAGGTGCAAGTGTCCATATTGCCGGTGGCCCATGCATTACTATACAGTATGTGACCAACATTATTATACATGGACTAAACATACACGATTGCAAGAGAGGAGGGAATGCTATGGTGAGGGACTCCCCAAACCACTTTGGATGGAGGACTGTATCAGATGGTGATGGTGTGTCCATCTTTGGTGGTGCTCACATCTGGGTGGACCATAATTCATTGTCAAATTGTAACGATGGACTCGTTGATGCCATCCATGGGTCCTCAGCCATCACCATTTCGAACAATTACATGACCCACCATGATAAAGTCATGCTTCTGGGGCATAGTGATTCCTACACTCAAGACAAGAACATGCAAGTCACCATAGCCTTCAATCACTTTGGAGAAGGTCTTGTCCAGAGAATGCCAAG ATGTAGACATGGATATTTCCATGTGGTCAACAATGACTACACCCATTGGGAAATGTACGCCATTGGAGGGAGTGCTAGCCCAACCATCAACAGCCAAGGCAACAGATTTGTAGCACCTGACATCAGGTTCAGTAAAGAG gTAACAAAACATGAAGATGCACCAGAGAGTGAATGGAAGAATTGGAATTGGAGGTCTGAAGGAGATCTACTATTGAATGGAGCATTTTTCGTAGCATCTGGCGCAGGCGCTTCATCAAGCTATGCTAGGGCATCAAGCTTGGGTGCAAGACCATCTTCACTTGTCGGTCCAATCACGATGGGGGCAGGTGCACTTAACTGCAGGAAGGGGGGTCGTTGCTAG